In Acidobacteriota bacterium, the genomic window AACCCCGATATCGGAGATGGCGAGGTAGGTGGCAAAATCATCGTAGGGGACGAAGCCGGTTATTATCACCCGATCTTTTATCCCCAATTTTTCCGCCTCCTTTGCCACATCGAGCTCCGCTGAAGGTTTTCCCACTACCAGGTAGCGGATGTTAGGGAATTGAGGAAGAAGTTTTTTCACCGCTTTTAATACCGAGGGGATCCGCTTCTCCGGGGTAGCTGCGCCAAAGGAGGCGATCACTACTTCGTCGTCGCAGATGTTATGTTTCCTTTTCAGTTTTTTGATCTCCTCCTCGCTCACTTCCAATTCAGCCACCCCCATCCTGATCAGCGATACCGGCACTTCAGGATGTTCTTTGTTGATCAGGGAGATAAGATACCGCTGGTGTACCGCCACGGCAAGGCTGGTATCTATCACCAATTTGTTGTAAGGAAAGCGGAAGTAAAGGGGCTTTCCTCCCATTCCGGTAACGACTATCCGGGCTAACAACCTCCCCTTCTCCCCCGGATAACAATATTCTATTTCTTCGATGTAAGGGGTGAGGTTCTTTCTATCCACAAAGTATTTGAGCCGTGAATGGTGAAGGTTGTAGTCGTGCAGAACGGTGAGCCCGGGGTGAGAAAGAAGGAAGGGGTAGATGTATTGATGGTATCCTGAATTTCCCATTTGATAAATGATGAGTTGGTAGGGGTCTTTGATATTCCTGAAGGAGAATTCCGAGGCGGGAAAGGCTTTCTCTTTGAAGGAGGAGGTGGGGCTGTACCCTTCATCGATGTAGATGTCTATCTCGAACTCCTCCCAAAGAAGGGGGATGAGCTCGGCGGAGTAATCGGCGATGCCCGATTTCGCCGGGGGAAGTGGGCTGAAAAAAGCGATCCTCGGCTTTCTACTCATTTTCCCTTTTTAAGGCTTTCGAGCTCCTTGGAAAGCCTGAGGGCAAGAGAGGTGAGTTCCTCCTCTTTTTTCCCTATGTCCTCGAGGATGAGATCCATCCGCTTTATGGGGAGGTGGGTAACCAGACGGAGGAGCTCCGCCTCCTTGGCAGCGATTAGGGGGATTATTGACTGGAAGAGGTGGATCATCGCCTGGTTCAGCTCCCGCTCCGCCAAAATTATCTCGTTTCTTATCTCGTTTTCCCGATTGAGGAAGTCGATGATCCGCGAGGTTGTCTCGAACCCAAGGGGATCGCCGAAAAAGAAGGAGAGGATCTTCCTCCCCACCGCCCGGATAGCCCGGATTATAAGGGGTTTCTGTCTCTCACTAACTCTTTCGTTTATCCAGCGGTTTAGGTCGGCTAAGATTATGCCAACCCGTTCCCCCTTTCCCGTTTCTATCGATCTTCGAAAGAGCTCATCAACCGCGGTAAGACGCCGGTTGAACTCCTCCTCTGCCTCCTTTCGCTTTTTGGTGAGAGCTTCCAAGGTCTCGTCCTTGAGCCGTTCTTCTATTTTTTTCTTATCCGGCTCAAGGATCTCATCTTTCTTCATTCTCCTCTCCAGTTAAGGGTTGGATTAGTCGATCGCTTCCCTCTTTACCCTCTGCCTCGATGAGGAGGGCGTAATCCTCTATTTTTCCGCAGGGCAAAGGGACCCTCACTTCACAGGTGCCCTCCTCGTTGGTAAGGGCAGAGACGATCTCAATAGGTGGATGCCCCTCACGGATTAGTTTAAACGAAACTCGGATACCCATAAGCGGTTTCTCGGTGATACCACGAGTGGTCGCTACTTTAAGGAAGATTTCATTCTCTATTTCCCCCTGGGAAAAGGAGAGGAGTTTCAGGTTCAATCCCTCAACATTCAGGGCGGATGATAGATGGTTGATGATGAGATCGTCGAGGCTTCCTGTGGGGGAGAGGGGGCGTTTTTCCTCCAGTTTTTCTTGATGGTCAAACCTGAGTTTACCGCTCGCTATCTCGCTCACCACCGTTCTGTGTTGCCTCCGCATCAGGGTTAGTCTCTCTTCCTTGCTGAGTTCTTTATTTATATAGGTCCTCCGCGAGGCAACGATCCTTCCCTTTTCATAGATCAGCGTTTCTATCAGCAGAGGAGCTTCTCCTCGTTCCTCGGTTTGGATGTGGAAGGTCTTTCCCTTATGAGTGACCTCGGTATTGAGCCCCATAGTCATCTTACAGCTCCCCGTGGTGGATTATGAGGGACCGGTTATCACGAGAAATTATTATAGGGAGGGGCGTTTGAGCTTGTCAATTTCAATTATGGGAGAGTGCCCTTTCCCTCCTTAATACCTCGCGGAGGAATTGCCCGGTATAGGAACCCTCTACCTCTGCCACCTCCTCCGGGGTGCCGGTGGCTATTACCCGTCCTCCTTCCTCGCCTCCTTCAGGACCGAGATCAATGATGTAATCGGCACATTTTATCACATCAAGGTTGTGCTCGATCACCACCACCGTATTCCCTAAGTCCACCAGCCGGGACAAAACGGCGAGGAGTTTCTTTATATCATCGAAGTGAAGGCCAGTGGTCGGCTCGTCGAGGATGTAAAGGGTACGGCCAGTACTTCTCTTGGACAGCTCGCGGGCGAGCTTCACCCTCTGCGCCTCACCTCCGGAGAGAGTGGGTGCCGGCTGGCCCAGCTTGATGTAGCCTAAACCCACATCTACCAGGGTCTCAAGCTTTCTCCTGATACTGGGGATGTTCCCCATCAGCTTCAGCGCTTCGTTCACCGTCATATTTAGCACATCGGCGATGTTCTTCCCCTTGTACTTCACCTCGAGGGTCTCCCGGTTGAACCTCGTCCCCTTGCACTGATCACAGGTGATGTAAACATCGGGGAGGAAGTGCATTCCGATCCTAATGATGCCGTTCCCCTCACAGGCTTCGCACCGCCCTCCTTTCACATTGAAGCTGAACCGACCGGGACGATACCCCCGCATCCTCGATTCCGGAAGCCGGGAGAAAAGCTCCCTGATGTGGGTGAAAACGCCGGTGTAGGTGGCGGGGTTGGAGCGAGGGGTTCTTCCTATCGGATCTTGGGTGATGTTTATTACCTTGTCTATATGCTCTATTCCCTCTATCCTCTCGTGCTTTCCTGGCTCCTCGGGCGATTTGTATATCTGGGAGGCAAGCGCCCGGTAAAGGATCTCATCTATGAGGGTGCTTTTCCCTGATCCCGAAACCCCGGTAACCGCAGTGAAGAGGCCGAGCGGTATCTTCACATCGATCTTTTTCAGATTATGCTCCTCTGCGCCCCTTATCACCAGGAATTTCCCTTTGGGCTTTCTCCTTTTTTCCGGAAGGGGGATGCGGAGTTTCCCCGAGAGGTATTTCCCGGTGATCGAACGATCGCATTTTTCGAGCTCATCCGGCGGTCCGGCGAAGACGACCTCTCCTCCCTGTTCGCCCGCTCCCGGTCCCAGATCAATGACATAATCGGCGGTCCTTATCGTCCTTTCGTCGTGCTCCACCACGATCACCGTGTTTCCCAGGTCGCGGAGTTTGCAGAGAGTATCGAGGAGTCGGCGGTTGTCCCGCTGATGGAGCCCAATGCTCGGCTCATCGAGGATGTAGAGCACCCCCATAAGGCGGGACCCGATCTGGGTGGCGAGCCTTATCCGTTGTGCCTCACCTCCGGAGAGGGTGTAGGTTGCCCGGTTGAGCTCGAGATAATCGAGGCCCACATTCATCAGGAACTGAAGCCGTTCCCTTATCTCCTTTAACACCCTCTCTGCAATCAGTTCCTCTTTGGGAGATAGCTTGAGCTTTGAGAAAACCTTAGCTGCCTCCTTTATCGAGAGGGAGGTGTAATAGGCGATATTCTTACCGGAAACAGTAACCGCTAAACTCTCCTTCCTCAGCCTCGCCCCACCGCATTCAGGACAGGGACGGAGCGACATATACCGCTCGATCTCCTCCCTCACCGCCTCGGAGTCGGTCTCCTGGTACCGCCGCATCAGGTTGGGGATGATCCCCTCAAATGGAGCGTAAAAGCGATAGTGGCGGTTGATCTTCTTTATGTCGAACTCTATTCTCCCCTTGGTGCCGTAGAGGATCGCTTCCTTCGCCCTCTCCGGAAGATCACGGAACGGGGTCCTCATACTGAAACCATAGTGCTTAGCAAGGGATTCGAGCATCTGATACTGATAGGAATAGGGGTTGTCACTCACCACCCTTATCGCCCCCTCGGCAAGGGATTTCCCCTCATCGGGGATGATCTTCTTCGGCGATATCTCCCGCATCACTCCGAGACCGTCGCATACCGGGCAGGCACCGTAGGGAGAATTGAAGGAGAACACCCTCGGGGATAGCTCGGGGATGCTCACCCCGCAGTAAACGCAGGCTAATCGCTCGGAAAAGAGCTGGTCCTCCCCGTTCTCCCGCGCTATTACCACCACACCGTCTGCAAGCTCCAAGGCGATCTCGATGGAATCGGCGAGCCTTCCTTCGATCCCTTTCTTCACCACCAGCCGGTCCACCACCACCTCGATCTCGTGCTTTTTGTTCTTGTCGAGTTTTATCTCTTCGGATAGGAGATGGATCTCGCCATCTATCCTCGCCCGGATGAATCCCCTCGCCATCAGTTTCTCGAACTCCCGGCGGAACTCCCCTTTTCTCCCTCGGACGATCGGGGCGAGGATCATAATCTTTTCCCCCTGAGGAAGCTCGAGTATCCTATCCGCTATCTGCTGGACCGTCTGGGATGAGATCTCTCTGCCGCAGATGGGGCAATGGGGATGCCCTACCCGGGCGAAGAGGACCCGGAGGTAATCGTATATCTCGGTTACCGTGGCTACGGTGGAGCGGGGGTTTTTGCTCGCACTTCGCTGTTCGATGGCTATTGCCGGGGATAAGCCTTCGATCGATTCCACCTCCGGTTTTTCCATCTGTTCGAGGAACTGCCGGGCATAGGCGGAGAGGGACTCCACATAACGCCTTTGCCCTTCGGCATAGATGGTGTCGAAGGCGAGGCTCGATTTTCCCGATCCCGAGACCCCGGTTATCACCACCAGTTTGTCCCGGGGGATCTCGACATCGATATTCTTTAAGTTATGCTCTCCTGCCCCCTTAACGATGATCTTATCGACAGCCATCTCTCTCCTTTTGGGAAAGAAAAAACCACCACTTCGGTGGCTTATAATTTAAGTTAGCAGAGGTTGCCCTTGGTGTCAAGAAGCCCATTACTATTGGGCACATTTAGCCACTAAGCATTTGGTATTACTTCCTACCGCACCGAGAGGCAATCAAGCTTCCGTGGTTATTTATCCTTATTTAGATGTGGGCTTAGGATATAAGCATAGATTTAACGAAAAGTATTCCCTGAAGGTTGGACGGAAATGAAAGAAGCCCTGTTTAGAAAGAGAGTGTTTTATCAAGGTTTTTTCGGCTTAAGCTACCGGTTTTGAGATACCGAAGGTGTTCTTTTCCCCGTAATTATTACATCTTACTGACCCGCGGTCATCTCACCGAAAAGAGCCAATTTCGCACCGCCTCCGCTTCATCCTGGGCGAGTGAAGGTAGGTGTTGCCCATCTATCTCCCGGATCGGCATAACGCCTATCAGGGAGTTAGTGACCCATACTGTCTCCGCCTGTAGGAGTTCCTTTAGGGTGATCATCTCTTCCCGGACCTCGGCGCCGCGCTCATTGAGGTAATCGATTACCCTCCTCTGGGTGATCCCCGATAGTTGATAGGCGCTTTTCGGTTTCCACCATCGGTTGTCTCTCCGAAAGAGTAAGGATCCTGTCGCTGTTTCCGCCACATAGCCCTTTGGATCCAGAACGATAGCCTCATCCTTTCCCGCATCAGCTGCCTTTTGTCTTGCTTTAAGATAAAAGAGGTAATTCAAGGACTTGTGCTCGGCAAGAGGAGGTGAGAAGCCCGCCCGATAGACAAATAGCCTCCAACCCTCGTGGTATCGTTTCCTCCCTGGCGGTGAGTATGGCTCGGCGATGAGACAGAGGGTTGGCTTGGAGGAGGGGGGAAGTCCCAGCCCTGAGATTATTCCTCTTGTGAGGATGATCTTCACCCGGGCAATGGCTCTCGCAAGGTCGTTCCTTCTGAGGAGCTCTTTAAGCACCTTATCCCAGTTGATCCTTGGTAGCTCGGGGAGCCTGAGCTCAGCCGCGGATTTCCTCAGCCGGTCTAAGTGATCCGGGAGAAAGAAGATTTCCCCTTTATCCGCGCGAAGGGTTTCGAAGAGGCCATCACCATAGAGGAATCCCCGATCCAAAGGTGAAATACGGGCATCTTTGAGAGTAGTGAACGACCCGTTCAGCCAGATGACCGCGTCTTTTCTTTCTCCTTTATCATCCATCATCGTCTAAAGGTCTTTTTCAGGGAGCGGATGAGATCGAAGAGGGTTTGTCCTTTGTGAAGGGTCTCCTGATACTCTGCCTCTTCATCGGAATCGTAAACTACTCCGCCCCCAACCGCGAAGTGGAACAGCCCCTTATGGAGGATACCCGTTCTGATACCGATGTTCAAATCCATATTCTTATGCCAGCCGAGATAGCCAATGCAGCCTGTATAGACATGGCGGACATTTGGTTCCAGCTCGTCTATGATCTCCATCGCCCGGATCTTGGGGCATCCGGTGATAGAGCCTCCGGGGAAGGTTGCTCGGAGGATATCGCCGTAGGTTATTCCGGGACGGAGCTTCCCAGTGATGATGGAGATCAGGTGAAATACATTCTGGTATTCTTCCACTCGCTTGTGCTCCGCTACCCTGATGGTTTTTGGAGCGCAGACCCTTCCCAGGTCGTTTCTAAGGAGGTCAACGATCATAGAGAGCTCTGCATCCTCCTTAGGGTCTTTGAGGAGCTCTTTTTTTAATCGCTTATCTTCTTCCTTCGTTCTTCCCCTTCTTCTCGTGCCCTTGATGGGACGGGTCTCGATGTAATCATCCTGGCGAAAGAGGAACCGTTCCATAGAGGTGGAGAGGATCTGATGGTCGCCCCCATTCACGAAGGCGTAAAAGGGGGCGGGGTTTCGCCTGAAGAGCTCGATCCAGAGTCGCCACGGGTCCCCCCGGAAGGGGAAGGAAAACCTCTGCGATAGATTGACCTGATAGACATCCCCTTCCCGGATATAACGGCGGATGCGCCGTACCGCTTCGAGGTATTCCTGGTGGGTGAAGTTGCTCCTCAATTCACCAGCTTCAAGGGGGGTATCTGGTTTGCTATCCCCTTGCTCAGAGAGGGGAATATCGAAGGCATTCTCCTCTTCGCCATAGGCCAAGAGAATCCGGTTTATCGTCCCTTTAGCCCGGTCGTAGATCAGGATATCTCTTGGGAAAAAGAGGAAGAGGTCGGGAAGAAGAAGGTCATCTGAAGCAGACTGAGGAAGCTTCTCGATGGTATTTTTGAGTTCGTAAGCAAAATAGCCTACTGCTCCACCCATAAAAGGAGGGGTGGCGAGAGGGAAATCGGGTTCAAGATGGGTCAAGAGATCATCAACGAGGGAGATAGGATCCCCTTCCCCTCTCCAACAACCCTTTGGGGTGATCACCTCGTAATTTCTTCCCTTTGCCCGGAGGATGAGGAAAGGATCACCACAGGCTATGGAATAACGACTGCAGTCAAGCCCTCCTCCGCTGAGCAGAACCGCGCTTACTTCCCCTTCGGCTATCTCCTGAGCCAGTTCCAAGAA contains:
- a CDS encoding glycosyltransferase family 4 protein — translated: MSRKPRIAFFSPLPPAKSGIADYSAELIPLLWEEFEIDIYIDEGYSPTSSFKEKAFPASEFSFRNIKDPYQLIIYQMGNSGYHQYIYPFLLSHPGLTVLHDYNLHHSRLKYFVDRKNLTPYIEEIEYCYPGEKGRLLARIVVTGMGGKPLYFRFPYNKLVIDTSLAVAVHQRYLISLINKEHPEVPVSLIRMGVAELEVSEEEIKKLKRKHNICDDEVVIASFGAATPEKRIPSVLKAVKKLLPQFPNIRYLVVGKPSAELDVAKEAEKLGIKDRVIITGFVPYDDFATYLAISDIGVNLRYPTVYETSATLLRIMMAGKPVLISELPHLADIPDECVMRISLINEERALVSALSKLIEDKRLREEMGEKARRYAKKEHTLPLMKDDYIKAIEKALSLPGKKRRIDRSNLPPFLRHWREKALSDLSSILAPFGAKIGDLPPELVKEMEIIL
- the uvrA gene encoding excinuclease ABC subunit UvrA; its protein translation is MAVDKIIVKGAGEHNLKNIDVEIPRDKLVVITGVSGSGKSSLAFDTIYAEGQRRYVESLSAYARQFLEQMEKPEVESIEGLSPAIAIEQRSASKNPRSTVATVTEIYDYLRVLFARVGHPHCPICGREISSQTVQQIADRILELPQGEKIMILAPIVRGRKGEFRREFEKLMARGFIRARIDGEIHLLSEEIKLDKNKKHEIEVVVDRLVVKKGIEGRLADSIEIALELADGVVVIARENGEDQLFSERLACVYCGVSIPELSPRVFSFNSPYGACPVCDGLGVMREISPKKIIPDEGKSLAEGAIRVVSDNPYSYQYQMLESLAKHYGFSMRTPFRDLPERAKEAILYGTKGRIEFDIKKINRHYRFYAPFEGIIPNLMRRYQETDSEAVREEIERYMSLRPCPECGGARLRKESLAVTVSGKNIAYYTSLSIKEAAKVFSKLKLSPKEELIAERVLKEIRERLQFLMNVGLDYLELNRATYTLSGGEAQRIRLATQIGSRLMGVLYILDEPSIGLHQRDNRRLLDTLCKLRDLGNTVIVVEHDERTIRTADYVIDLGPGAGEQGGEVVFAGPPDELEKCDRSITGKYLSGKLRIPLPEKRRKPKGKFLVIRGAEEHNLKKIDVKIPLGLFTAVTGVSGSGKSTLIDEILYRALASQIYKSPEEPGKHERIEGIEHIDKVINITQDPIGRTPRSNPATYTGVFTHIRELFSRLPESRMRGYRPGRFSFNVKGGRCEACEGNGIIRIGMHFLPDVYITCDQCKGTRFNRETLEVKYKGKNIADVLNMTVNEALKLMGNIPSIRRKLETLVDVGLGYIKLGQPAPTLSGGEAQRVKLARELSKRSTGRTLYILDEPTTGLHFDDIKKLLAVLSRLVDLGNTVVVIEHNLDVIKCADYIIDLGPEGGEEGGRVIATGTPEEVAEVEGSYTGQFLREVLRRERALSHN
- a CDS encoding aminotransferase class IV, with the translated sequence MMDDKGERKDAVIWLNGSFTTLKDARISPLDRGFLYGDGLFETLRADKGEIFFLPDHLDRLRKSAAELRLPELPRINWDKVLKELLRRNDLARAIARVKIILTRGIISGLGLPPSSKPTLCLIAEPYSPPGRKRYHEGWRLFVYRAGFSPPLAEHKSLNYLFYLKARQKAADAGKDEAIVLDPKGYVAETATGSLLFRRDNRWWKPKSAYQLSGITQRRVIDYLNERGAEVREEMITLKELLQAETVWVTNSLIGVMPIREIDGQHLPSLAQDEAEAVRNWLFSVR
- the pabB gene encoding aminodeoxychorismate synthase component I, giving the protein MRWASVIPRQVRILTMETTFRNGSDEKFLELAQEIAEGEVSAVLLSGGGLDCSRYSIACGDPFLILRAKGRNYEVITPKGCWRGEGDPISLVDDLLTHLEPDFPLATPPFMGGAVGYFAYELKNTIEKLPQSASDDLLLPDLFLFFPRDILIYDRAKGTINRILLAYGEEENAFDIPLSEQGDSKPDTPLEAGELRSNFTHQEYLEAVRRIRRYIREGDVYQVNLSQRFSFPFRGDPWRLWIELFRRNPAPFYAFVNGGDHQILSTSMERFLFRQDDYIETRPIKGTRRRGRTKEEDKRLKKELLKDPKEDAELSMIVDLLRNDLGRVCAPKTIRVAEHKRVEEYQNVFHLISIITGKLRPGITYGDILRATFPGGSITGCPKIRAMEIIDELEPNVRHVYTGCIGYLGWHKNMDLNIGIRTGILHKGLFHFAVGGGVVYDSDEEAEYQETLHKGQTLFDLIRSLKKTFRR